TGTGGTTTCAATTGGTCATTGCAACGCTATTCTTTAATTAAGGAGAGCGTCGCTATGAAACGAAGAAAACGAATATATTATACCGCCGAGCAGAGAGAGTTAATGTGGGATCGCTACCAACAAGGTGACTCACTAGCCGATATAGCTCGGCTATTTGATAGGTATCACTCATCAATTGAGCACATCATCGCTGAAACCGGTGGCATACGACCTCCAGTCCGAAAAAGGTCGAGCCGTTGTTTGTCGTTATCCGAGCGAGAGGAAATATCCAGAGGCATAGCGACTGATGAATCAATTAGAGAGATAGCGAGTGGGCTTTGTCGCGCTCCGTCTACAATTAGTCGTGAAATTAATCGTAACGGAGGATACGACCTCTATCGGGCTAGCCGAGCAGATAAAGTCGCATGGGAGAGAGCCAAGCGGCCAAAGCGATGTAAGCTGCTATGTAATCAATCGCTTAGTATGATCGTCGCTCGAAAACTTAAAGCTGGATGGTCTCCTCAACAAATATCAGGTTGGTTGAAGAGAGAATATTCGGCAGGTGAGAACTTTTACGTGTCACACGAAACTATTTATAAAACGCTTTATATACAAGCGCGAGGAGCCTTAAAAAAAGAGCTTATTCAGTGCCTGCGATCACAACGTGTTAAGCGTAGATCAAAGTATTCTAGTCTTAAAGGCGTAGGGCGGGGAAAGATCGTAGATGCCATTACCATTAGTGAGAGACCCGCATCCGTTGAAGATAGAGCGGTACCTGGTCACTGGGAGGGCGATTTAATTGCAGGTACCCACAACAGCTATATAGCGACGCTAGTTGAGCGGCATTCGCGATACGTCATGCTCGTGAAAGTAGCAGACAGAAAGACAGCCACTGTAGTTACAGCGTTAATCAAACAATCAAAAAAGTTACCCAACGAACTCTATAAATCTCTGACATGGGATCGCGGTAGTGAGCTGTCCGCTCACAAGAGATTTACGCTAGCGACAGATATTAAGGTCTACTTTTGTGACCCTCAGTCACCGTGGCAGCGAGGCTCTAATGAAAATACTAACCGGTTATTGCGGCAGTATCTTCCAAAAGGAACAAACCTGTCTGATCACTCCCAAGCAAAGTTAAATGGGATAGCTCGACGACTCAACGAAAGGCCGAGAAAAACATTGGAATACGAAACACCTGCTGCTAGATTTAATACTTGTGTTGCAGCGACCGCTTGAGATCACCGCCATAATTGTTATATCTGGAAACTCTATAAAATAAACTGTTAAATATAAGAAAATTTGCCGGAGCAATATAATAATATGTCAAAGAAGACATCTAGCCTTGGATATAGGGTATGGAACCAAATGAGGCTAGCGATGCATGTAAATTCGTACTTTCAAATTTATAGTGAATTTATGAATCCCAATAATCGGATTCATTGGTCCTGGGGTGTTGGTTATGTTCTAAATAGTGCTGGGCAAGCACTATTTTCAGTCCATGATAGTGCACTTGGATATGATGAAGTCAAAGCGAGGAGTTAGCCTTTACAGTCTCATTGGTGAAGCGTTTGAGGGGGGTATATCACTCAAGCCGAAGAGGTCTCTCTTAAAAAAGAGATCGATAAGTTCAGTGTCGTAATAAAAAATATTAATATGCAAAGGAACAATCTAGTGGCGCACCGGTCACCATCTTTAACATTCAAAGCGATAAAAGATAAATATCCAGTTAGCACTGACGATCTGTCTAAGCTTACAGAAACTTATTACGAAGTCACAGTTCGGCTTTATCAACGTGTGCCTTTCCATAATCAGTGGCAATTACTTGACCTAGAGCCTGGCTTGAAAGAAATGATGAAGGCTTTGGTGTCGCGGGACGAACAAGGTTCGGAAAAGATTTAGGGTTCAAGAGAGCGATCAACAGGGTCAGAGTCGTTAAAAAACAACCCATGAGCTATTGGTAGTTTCCGAGCCTAATTAATTTACCCTAAGTGCTCTTTTATTTACTAGCTGCTAACCACTGCCGGACTATCTGAGTTTACCCAAACTTTGCAAAGCGATAGGCAACACAATAAGCGCTATACCCACTAGCGAAAGCACATCTAAATATTCCTCAAAATAAACCATGCCTATTAGGCTAACAAAAATCAGCCCCGAGTATTCGGCGATGGCTAGTTGTGAGGTGGGGGCTCGGTGATAAGAAAATACGCATGTGCCGTGGTAGAGCAGGGAAAAGAGTGCGCTAATGGCAATTAACCCTAACTCCAATGCCGACATAGGTTGCCAAAAGATAACCGCTAACACGCCGGCTAGGGGTAGCCCTAAGAGGTTGGTCCAGATTAAGGTAATGCTGACGGGTTGCTCTACCGGCAGTTTTTTAACCAGTACATTAAACAATGCCCAAGTAAAAGCTGTGCCTAAGGCAAATAGTGCAGCCCAATGAAACTGTGAAGGGCGCAACACAATTAACACGCCAATAAAGCCTAGTGCTGTGGCTAGGGTATGAGCTAGTGGTACTTTTTCTTTCATTATCCATATGGATAACGGCAGCATAATTAAAGGTGCGGCATAAAATACGGCATTGGCGGTGGCCAGTGGTAGGTGGGTAAGTGCCACCATTGCGCAGCCGCTACCCACTAATACTAGGTGCGCTCTAAGTGTGGTGACGGTGCCGTGTTTTAGTGTGCGTTGACTTGCGCTGCAACGAAGCCAAAAGGGTAATAGTAGCAGCAGACAGCATAGCTGCCGGATAAAAATATATTGAAAGGCGGATACGCCACCGTCTAATAATTTTACCGCCACGTCCGATAAAGACATGACAAAGTTACCGGCTATTAATACTAAAATAGCTAGGGTTACCACGCTAAGGTATTTCACTGGCTAGAGCTAAGCCGCATATCAATATGTGGGATGTCATCCTCTAGGTAGCTATCAGAAAAAGCCTTAAAACCAAAGCGGCCATAAAAATCACTGAGATGTAGTTGTGCGCCTATATCAATGGCGCAGTGGGGCCATAGCTGGCGACACTGGGTGATGGCGGTGTTGATCAGTAGTTGCCCTAGGCCGTTACCGCGGTGTGCGGGGTGGGTGACTATGCGACCTATGCTGACATGCTCATAGCTAATGCCAGGGGCAAGTAGGCGGCTATAGGCGGCGAGCTGGCCATCTTGCCCATCTTGCCCATCTTGGCCTTCTTGATCACTTTCTTGATAACCCAGCAGGTGATAACAACCGGGGTTTCTGTCTTTGTTATCCAACTCGTTATAGGGGCAGGTTTGCTCTACCACAAACACATCTACCCTGAGTTTCATTAACGCATAGAGTTGTTCGGTGTTGAGTTGGGCAAAGGGTAGGCATATCCAGTTCATAGCGGGCTCATTAGCTGTGGTTTTACTGCTGCGCACTTTAGCGTTAACGCCCGGCTTTAGCCTTAACCTTTGTTAAGATTTCAGCCTTTTTTTAATGCGGCTTAAGCTTATAGGGGTAATGCCTATATACGAGGCGATTTGGTAGTCGGTGAGTTGCTGCTCTAGCTCGGGGTAGTTTTCGCTAAACAGCTTATAGCGTTGCTCGGGGCTATGTAGCAGCATGTAACGCTCTTTTCTTTCTTTATAGAGTAGCTGGTTTTCTAATAGCTTTTGATAAAAAGGCTGCGTTTGTTCGCGCCATAGCTGCACTTGTTTTATGGGCAGGCGTAGCAGTTGGCAGTGGGTGAGGGTGGCGACTCTATAAGGTGATTGTTGTTGGGTGAGTAGGCTTTCAAAGCCGACTATAAAATCACCTTGCCAGTAAAACTCTTTGCTAAAACTCTTACCCTCATCGGTAAGGTAATAGGCTTGGCATAGCCCGCTCACTAAATAGTAAGCGTACTCAAGGGCATGGCCCTGCTTGCACAGCAGGGTTTGCGATGGCAGCTCTACCGCTTCGGCGTGCTGGCTGCATAGCTGTGCCTGCTCGGGGTTAAAACCCTGCTGTTGTAAAAAAGTAATAAAGCGCTGTTTCATATCGGTTAAAGCCCTAGGCGTTTTTTTAAACGATAAAAATTGCTGCGGTCCATGGCGAGTGCCTGTGATACCTGCGCCTGATTGCCTTGGTGCTGGTGTAGTAATTGCTGTATCAGTTTGCGCTGAAAATCATCGGTGGCTAGCTTGAGGCTGATAGGGGTAGTTGTGGTGTCAGTCTCGCTCGTACCAGTATCAGTTGCGTCGCCGCTGGTAGTGTTGTCAGCTGTAATATGTTGCGCACTGCTGCTCTGCTCTATACCTAAATCATCGGCGGTAATCTGCAATAGCGATGCGGTGGCCAGGCTATTATTTTTGGCTTTTAATATGGCACGGCTGATGCTGTGTTCCAGCTCGCGTATATTACCCGGCCATTGGTAATGCAGTAGCTGTGTTTGGCTGTGAGGGTCTAGGCGCACCGCCGGTAGCCCTAAGCGCCTGCGCTGCTGCTCTATAAAAAAGCCCGCCAGTAATAATACATCCCGTTTGCGTTCGCGCAGCGGCGGCACATGTATGGGGTAGACGCTTAAGCGGTGGTATAGGTCGGCGCGAAAGCGGCCGGCTGATACTTCCTGTGGCAGTTGGCGGTTGGTGGCGGCAATTATGCGTACATCCACCGACAGTGCTTGGTCGTTACCTATGCGTTGTATCTCACCGCTTTGCAGGGCGCGTAATAATTTTGCCTGTGCGGCTATGGGGATTTCACCCACCTCATCAAGAAACAAGGTGCCGCCGTTAGCCAGCTCAAACTTGCCCGCCCGCGACTGAGTAGCACCTGAGAATGCGCCTTTTTCGTGGCCGAACAATTCACTTTCAATTAGGTTTTCGGGTAGCGCGGCACAGTTAACATAGACTAATGCAGCATTGGCTCTAGCGGAGTGCTGGTGAATTTGCTGCGCGACCAACTCTTTGCCCACGCCGGTTTCGCCGCAAATTAATACCGATAAATCGGATTCCCCTACGGTAGTGATTTCGCGGCGCAATGAGGCCATGGCAGGGCTTTTGCCTATCATGGGTTGAGCGCTGCGATCGGCTAATACCGATTGCACTACTTGGTGCTCGTGCTGCAGTTGCGCCTCTAGGCTGTGTATTAAGTCGGCCGCTTTCACGGTGGCTTCTGCTAAGTGTATAAAGGCTTCTAGTTCCACCATATTGATATGGTCAAAGCTGCCTATGCTTAATGCATCTAGGGTGAGTGCTCCCCAGGGCTTACCGTCTATGTATAGGGATACGCCCATGCAGTCGTGTACATGCAGGCTGCCACTATTGGTATTGATTAGGCCGTCGTAGGGGTCTGGCAGGGTAGAGTCAGCGGCAAAGCGTACCGGCTCGCGGCTTAATAAGATGGTGGCTAGGCGAGGGTGTTGGTCCACAGCAAATTCTCGGCCCATGGTATCTTCGCTGAGGCCGTCTACGGCTAGCGGAATCAGTTTGTGCTCTTGCAGCCGTAACAGGGCGGTGGCATCGCAGGGGAACACCTGTTTAACCGCCTGTAATAGCCTTTGCAAGCGTAGCTCTTCGGATAGCGGTTGCGATAGGTCGCTGACAATAGCGAGTAGCGATTGAATAAATCGGCTTGTTGTCATATTGATCTCTTGGTTGTGTTTCTGACTGCAATCTATCGTTGTTAAGCTGACAACGGTAGATTATTTTTCCATATAAATCAACAGATTATATGTTGGTACGCTTCTTGAAAGAGCTAGTAGTAGTGGTGGTTTAAATAAGGCCGCCCACTGTTTTAATACGCTTAGGAGAGTGCAATGTTGTCGCAGCAAAGTAAAGATTTGGTTAATGCCTCACTACCGGCCGTAGGCCCTAAAGTGGATGAGATTACCGCGGTGTTTTACCCGCTGATGTTTAGCCGTTACCCCGAAGTGAAAGCCTATTTTAACCAAGCGCATCAAGCGCAGGGCAGCCAGCCCCGAGCGTTGGCTAATGCCGTGGTGGCCTATGCCTCCAATCTTGATCGCCTAGAGCTGTTAGGTGATGCCGTGGCGTTAATTGTACAAAAGCATGTGTCGTTGAACATTTTGCCTGAGCATTACCCCATAGTGGGTGAATGTTTGTTGGCGGCAATAAAAGAAGTGCTGGGCGATGTAGCCAGTGATGAAATTTTAGCGGCTTGGGGTGAGGCCTACCAACAATTGGCAGAATTATTGATAGGCGCCGAAGAGCAGGCCTACCAGCAAAACGAACAGCAACTAGGTGGTTGGCGCGGTGAGCGTAAGTTTATCTTGCGCCGTAAAGAGCAAGAGAGTGAGGTGATTACGTCTTTCTATTTTGAAGCTGCCGATGGTAAGGCCATAGCCAAGCACTTAGCCGGTCAGTACATCACTATTGTGTTTGCTGTGAATGGCGAAGCCATACGCAGAAACTATTCTTTATCTAACCAGCCTGGCACCGAGTATTACCGCATCAGTGTTAAGCGCGAGCCAGGTGGGGTAGCTTCTAATTATTTGCATGATCATGTGAATGTGGGCGATGAGATGGCCTTAACGTCGCCATCAGGAAACTTTACCCTCAACCAAGAAAGCCGCCCAGTGGTATTGCTTACCGGTGGTGTGGGGATTACCCCGGCGATGAGTATGCTTAATCCTGCAGTAGCCAGCGGCCGTGATGTACACTTTGTGCACGCCGCAATTAATGGCCGCCACCATGCCTTTAAAGATCATGTCGATAACTTAGCGGGCCAACACAGTAATTTAAAAATAAATTACTGCTACGAAAAACCCAGCGCTGAGGATAAACCCCATGCGCAGGGTTATCTTAATCGTGAGTTGTTAGAGGGCATGTTACCCAGCGATAAAAATATCGATGTGTATATGCTGGGCCCTAAGCCGTTTATGCAGGCTAGCTATAATGCTTTAAAGGCATTGGGTGTGCCGGTAGAAAATATTCAGTATGAATTTTTCGGCCCGCTAGAAAGTTTAGAGTCGGCGGCATAAAGTTATTGTTTTAAACGCGGTAGCTAACAAAGCCGCAGCGTAGCTCATACGCTGCGGCTATTTGTTAATTTTACTTAAGTAAAAAACAGTGAGTGCATTTTATGAAAGACTTACCCAGCGATGTAATAGCGTACAAGAAAACCCCAGAGTTTGATGAAAACACTGTGCCCAAAGGACTGTTAAAGGCACATCAAACTAAAGTTGGCGTATGGGGTAAAATCAACATACTGGCAGGCCAGCTAGAATACAGCATACTAGAGCCCGAGTTAGAGACAGTAGTGCTAAGCACAGAGCAGCACGGCGTAGTAGAGCCCACAGTGCTACACCAAGTAAAACCCCTAGGCAAAGTAAAATTTTACGTAGAGTTTTACCAGCTGCCTTAAGCTAAGTCTTTTAAACTAGAGACTCCTTACTAGGAGCTAGCGACTCTCTAACTAACGACTGTTAAGTCTTCCATAAAATCCAGCATCCCCTGCTGCCTAATCGTTTTTCTATGATTGGCCCATAGCTCGGCAATTTTTTCTTGGTTACAGGCTTTTCTATCCACGAGTACCCGCGTATTCAACTCACCAATTTTTTCGGTGGTGGGGCATTTGCTAAATACCACCTGGTTGCTAATTAAATCCATAAACGGACCGGATTTGCTAGTGGGCATAATAAAGATTAGCTGTAGGCCTAAAGCTTGGGTTAAATAGTTGATAACCTCGCGCGAGCGGGTCTCATCCATTTTTGAGAACGCTTCATCCACCAACACCATACGGCAGTGGCTGCTGCCTTCGTTAAACTTAAAGGCCGAGGTGACCGCTGCGGCGCGTATGATATAGGCCGGTGTTTCTAACTGGCCACCCGAACCAGTGCCGTATTTACTTAAGGCTATAGGTTCTTTATCCAGCGGCGTTTTGTAAATTTCGTAGCGGCGATAGTGGCGGTAATCGCTAATGCGCTGCAGCTCTTGCAGGGCGAACTGGCTGTCTTTATCTAGCAACATGCTTAACAGTTTGTCGCGCACTTGGCAGCTTTTGGCGCTGAGTTCTATGTCAAATAGGGTGCTGCCATCGCCTAAGCTGGGTATGTCGATTACCTCTTTAAAAAAGCGCCAGTACTCTTGGTATTCCGGTACCCAGTCATAGCCAAAGCTAAAGCGCTCTTGGTCTGAGCCGAAGACGTGATGCTCTAGCTCTTGGTTTAAGTCGTCCAGTATGCGTTTGCCATCACTAATGGATTGGTAAATAGAGTGGCAGAGGTTGGTGACAAAGGCGGTGTTGAAGCTCTCTTTTAAACTGGTAATTTTTTCGTGCTTTTCGACTAATACATTATTTTTTAAGCCGTTATATACCCCAGCAATTTGCTCTTGCAGGGCCACCATGTTTTTAAAGTGCTCGGCATTGTGGGGCTCGCCACTGTGGTTGAAATAGACAATATTATTGTAGGCGCTGCTGTTTTGATTATGGTGGGTAACGGTTTCGTATAGCTGCCGGTCGGTTTTATCTAGGCGAGCTAGGCAGTCGTGGTTGTCGGCCACAAAGGAGTATTCGCCCATAGCGCTGTTGGCGCGCTGCTCGGCTTGCTCCAGCATAACCTCGCCATCAAAGCGCGGGTACATATCACTGGCGGCTAACACTAAGGCTTCTTTGATCTCTTGTAGCGCTTGCAATTGCTCGCGTTCGTTTTCAAACTTTTCTAAATTATGTTCAAGCACTCGTACCTTGCTGTTATAAGCGCCGCGTTGTTCGCTGAGCTGTTGCAGCTGCGCTTCTATGTCTTGGTGTTGCTGCTGCTTATCGGCCAGTTGTGCTTCTAGTTCTTCAAAGTCGCTGAGGTCTAAATTGGCTAGCTGTGTTTCGGCCATATCGAGTTGGCGATAGTGGCTAAGCATACGGCTAATAATGTCGCTGCATTCGACTACTTGTATATAGTTGACCAATTCATGAACGCGGGCGGTATCTTGATAGGCAGTTTCCAACTGTTGGCTTTGCTGTTCTAAGTTGTGCAGCTCGCTTTGTTTAGCGCTAAGGGCGCGCTCCCTAGCGCCTTGGCCAAACACTAGCTGGCCATCGTTAAGATCGCATCGGAATAGGCTGTAACTGCCCGAGCCTAAACCATCGGCGGTTAAGCCGCGGGCGGTTTGTTTTAAGTTTTCTTCGTTGTCTACCCGCACCACCGCGCCGTAAGAGGCTTGAATAAAGTACTGGGCAATTTTGTGCTCAAAGGCCATCACTGCAACGATAGACTCTTTAGATAGGCTGAGCTTGCTGGCATCACGTTGCGCCTTAGCGCCTTGAATAATTTTGGCGCTATTACGTTTGCCTTTGATGGAGCGAACAATACGTATAGCCTGCGCCTCGTATTCGGGCTCGACGATAATAGAAAAACGCGCGCCGCCCAAATAGCCTTCTATGGCCATTTGCCACTGCGGGTCTAACACTTCCACGTAATCGCATAATACGCAGGGCTTGGCCTGCGGGCACTGTTGCTCTATGGCGGCTATGGCGGCCTCAACATGGGGCGGGTAGCTTACTTGGTGATTAGTGAGGTGTTTGATCTCGTTGTTTTTGTTGTGCAATTGGCTATTTAATTTATCTAGCTGTTCTTTTTTAGTTTGCTGCAGCGAAAATAATTGATCGCGTATGCTCACGCCGCTGGCTTCGCGCTCGCCTTGGTGTAATAGCTGGCCTAATTGGCGGTGGCTGTTTTCTAACTGGCTAACATCACTAAGCTTTTGCTCTAGGGCGCTAATACCTACCCAATCTTTGGTGAGCACTTGCTGCATGTCTAGGCCGGTATCGCTGGGGCCGTCTATCACTGCTTTGAGTTGTTTGCGAAAAGCTTTACTGTCTAGGGTGTTTATTTCTAGGCCCAGCGAAAGCTCCTGTAGCTTTTGTGCCAGTTGCTTGGCCGCTTGGTGGTTTTTGGCGAATTGCTGATCTTGCTCTAGCAGCGGTTTTACTTGCGCGACTAACTGGTCTTGATAGTTTTTTATATCGCTTTCTAACTGATCTTTATTTTTTAGCGCGCTAATGCCGCTGCGCTGCGCCTCTAATTGCACTAACTGGGTATGCAATAACTGTTTGGCTTGCTTGGCTTTGTCTAATTGTAGTCCGGTATCGTTAATGGCCTCTAGGTTGCGGCGTTGATCATCTTTTTGCTTGAGGTAATCTTGTTGCTTCAGTAATAGCTGGCGCGTGACTTCGGCGTACTCGCCGCTGCAGTGCTGGCCCCAATCTTCTATATAGCTTTGGGTGGCGATTTGCGCGCTGTCTAAGTTACCTATGGCTTCTTTTATGTAGCGGGTTTCCTCGTCCATACTGTGTATGGTTTTCATCAACTCGGAAACTTGTTTAATATCTTCTGATAAATCTTTAGGGTCTAGAATTTCTTTAGCGACAAATTCGGTGATGCTTTTAACGGGTTTATAGGCCATAAAGTTAGAAAAGGTACGCGCCGCGTGTTTGGCTTCTCTGTCATTAACGGCACCTTTTAAGCCTTTAAACGCGCCATACAATCTGCGTAAGTAGGGGCCTTTTTTGTCGTAGCTTTCTACCGCGTCTTTGCCTAGGCGTATGCGTAGGAGGTTGGCGATTTCAGTGATGGGGACTATTGTTTTACCGCCAGCTTCTTCTTTAACAAAATCGCTAAGGCTAAGGGCGTGATTGGGCACAATTAAAAACAATAAGTCATCTTGCCGCGCCTGCCTAGTGGCATTGGCGGTATCTATGCGCGCTCTTACGCACATGACTGCGGTAAACACCTCGCCAGTTTCACCCTGAGTGGGGTGGAAGACGCCAGCTACATAGCCGTCGGTTAACGTAGTGCGGGCATAGCTGCCGTCGTCACAACCTAAAACATAGGACGCTAGGGTGCGCACTTGCTTACCGCCGCGGCCGCGCTGGGTGGTTTCATCTTGGCCGGGGTTATAGGTGAATAAGTTTTCGTGTGCGGCTGTCATTAGTGACTGTATGCCATCGGCGGCGGTAGTTTTACCTGAGCCATTGCCGCCGGAAAATAAATTAATGGGGCCAAAATCAAATTCTAAATGGGGGATATTACCCCAGTTAACGTATATGCCGCGCTTACAAAACATCCGTGGCTTCCTCGTTGCTGTTGCTTGTGTTGTTAGTTGTGTTGCTGGATGAGCTGTTAGCGTCGGTGGCGGTTTGTGGATAGAGGCTGTCTAGCACCTCACTGCTAACAAAGCTGGTAATGCTGGGTTGTATGCTAATCCAACTTTCGGCAGATTCTAAATCGGCTTCGGCATTAAAATGGATTAGTCGCAGCTGGCGCAGACGTTTAAAAATAGCTTTGCGCTCGCCTAAATTATCGGGCAGGGAGCGGCGCAGTAAGTTTTTATGGGCGATGGCTAAGCCTTCTAGCGGTAACAGCACGCAGCCTTTTTCGTCTACTTGGCCTTCGCGCAGGGATTTTTCATATTCAACTCGCAACACCAAAATAACCGCCACTTCTTGTTGATTGGGTTTTACCCTAAAGCCATTATTAAAAGCGTCGCTGTCGGGGTCTATCATGCCGGGAACGCTGGCACCGGGTGGATATAAGCGCACAAATTTAAATTTGTTATCGTGTTGCAGGCGAACTTTTAAGGGCGATAGGTAATCTTCGACTAAGTCTTGGCAGATGATATAGCGGTCGTAGAGTTTGGCTTCGACATGGCTCTCATCACGGCTAATTACGCCGTAATCTAATAGGCGTATTAGCAGCTCCGAAAAATCATCGGGGCTGAGGTTTAGTTTTTTTAGGCTGGTGGCTATCAGCTCGGACAGTATCATAGGCGTCAGTCTTTAGTTATGAGTCGCTAGTCGCTAGTTATTTGGTTTGTTAAGTAGTTCTATGGTGAATTCGTCGTAGGATTTGTAGTATTCAGAGTTGCTTACGGTGTTGCCGGTAGGGCTAACCTTAAACGCTAACTCTGAACTTAGGTTGTTAATCGCGCCTACTTCTATAACGTGGGCCATGGCTAGCAAATCATTGGCGTTGTCTATGGGTAGTTGCTTGGTAGAAATGCGGCCGCCGTCGCGCAGGGCGTTAAGCACATAGTGGTGTACTTGCTTACCGTTAATCATAAAAGCTTGATCTAGTAATTGCTGAATCATTAACTCGCGTTGAGCGCCGCTATCAATTTCGCCATGTTCTTGTACGCTGCTATCCACCCATTGTTTTTGTTTGCGCTCTTGCAGCTTAATGGCTTGCGGGTCTACCCATTGCAGCTTCAATGTGGCCATGGCCTGGCTGGCATTTTGCAGCCGGTGCTGGTAATCGGCTTCGGGTAGGTCGGCCAGCTCGCGGCATACTTCCACTAAATCATTATTGTGCTGGCTGTTGAGGTAGCTAATTTGGCGAATAATTATGTCGGCGCGTTTGGTAAAACTGTGCAGGGCGCGACGCAGGGCGGGCAGCATGATGTCGGCGGCGTTGCGCATGCGTTGCTCTATGCTATCTAACACATACCATAA
This is a stretch of genomic DNA from Dasania marina DSM 21967. It encodes these proteins:
- a CDS encoding ATP-binding protein — encoded protein: MFCKRGIYVNWGNIPHLEFDFGPINLFSGGNGSGKTTAADGIQSLMTAAHENLFTYNPGQDETTQRGRGGKQVRTLASYVLGCDDGSYARTTLTDGYVAGVFHPTQGETGEVFTAVMCVRARIDTANATRQARQDDLLFLIVPNHALSLSDFVKEEAGGKTIVPITEIANLLRIRLGKDAVESYDKKGPYLRRLYGAFKGLKGAVNDREAKHAARTFSNFMAYKPVKSITEFVAKEILDPKDLSEDIKQVSELMKTIHSMDEETRYIKEAIGNLDSAQIATQSYIEDWGQHCSGEYAEVTRQLLLKQQDYLKQKDDQRRNLEAINDTGLQLDKAKQAKQLLHTQLVQLEAQRSGISALKNKDQLESDIKNYQDQLVAQVKPLLEQDQQFAKNHQAAKQLAQKLQELSLGLEINTLDSKAFRKQLKAVIDGPSDTGLDMQQVLTKDWVGISALEQKLSDVSQLENSHRQLGQLLHQGEREASGVSIRDQLFSLQQTKKEQLDKLNSQLHNKNNEIKHLTNHQVSYPPHVEAAIAAIEQQCPQAKPCVLCDYVEVLDPQWQMAIEGYLGGARFSIIVEPEYEAQAIRIVRSIKGKRNSAKIIQGAKAQRDASKLSLSKESIVAVMAFEHKIAQYFIQASYGAVVRVDNEENLKQTARGLTADGLGSGSYSLFRCDLNDGQLVFGQGARERALSAKQSELHNLEQQSQQLETAYQDTARVHELVNYIQVVECSDIISRMLSHYRQLDMAETQLANLDLSDFEELEAQLADKQQQHQDIEAQLQQLSEQRGAYNSKVRVLEHNLEKFENEREQLQALQEIKEALVLAASDMYPRFDGEVMLEQAEQRANSAMGEYSFVADNHDCLARLDKTDRQLYETVTHHNQNSSAYNNIVYFNHSGEPHNAEHFKNMVALQEQIAGVYNGLKNNVLVEKHEKITSLKESFNTAFVTNLCHSIYQSISDGKRILDDLNQELEHHVFGSDQERFSFGYDWVPEYQEYWRFFKEVIDIPSLGDGSTLFDIELSAKSCQVRDKLLSMLLDKDSQFALQELQRISDYRHYRRYEIYKTPLDKEPIALSKYGTGSGGQLETPAYIIRAAAVTSAFKFNEGSSHCRMVLVDEAFSKMDETRSREVINYLTQALGLQLIFIMPTSKSGPFMDLISNQVVFSKCPTTEKIGELNTRVLVDRKACNQEKIAELWANHRKTIRQQGMLDFMEDLTVVS
- a CDS encoding DUF4194 domain-containing protein, translating into MILSELIATSLKKLNLSPDDFSELLIRLLDYGVISRDESHVEAKLYDRYIICQDLVEDYLSPLKVRLQHDNKFKFVRLYPPGASVPGMIDPDSDAFNNGFRVKPNQQEVAVILVLRVEYEKSLREGQVDEKGCVLLPLEGLAIAHKNLLRRSLPDNLGERKAIFKRLRQLRLIHFNAEADLESAESWISIQPSITSFVSSEVLDSLYPQTATDANSSSSNTTNNTSNSNEEATDVL